One genomic region from Drosophila busckii strain San Diego stock center, stock number 13000-0081.31 chromosome 3R, ASM1175060v1, whole genome shotgun sequence encodes:
- the LOC108602987 gene encoding uncharacterized protein LOC108602987 yields the protein MSSESKSCDLKVKQRPTQRGLRKCADCGAINGNRALLCRNTDCPRNKNALDGVQLMCQRAGRTVYSLRTKERDREVHPRNFVFIEDVTLSLQPNAAVVASKAICHVDSCKKASDCQHIKACREASDQMPKAQVFNVSREVLWNLNISQEQKLQLWQLYKQNEEQEQLPSVQRLNATTFAVKCERSDTFPAGRLHVTALANGLSTKKRPFACACRKLKIILEPDNSLVMQDEICDHLLLVLAGLLSSPQGKTVYGNFTKSLQSFWMPDKLETPLCEVAHDDLCLSLNINIGGDVDQNEDIFIFDNEHCDDLLSMPDALSDVIYNVEPAPVQANGTSGNAVVHYANDAQLLSNYDIYGEQQDQHLELTDCNIELMDQCQLTNQIDLSSDDLELPLVSEPYNILAPPAIFAKTTATTASNQLPPIELPTIAVVKKPAIKASEIVDEVKARKQPPLPAKRALIVNDPIVAANAIETVDEAVQPALAYSCWLDHVIELLNESIVPLLAQALSTHLVQQSFYVHKETFSHFCKSFSAGIKRRPLHQLVQIESGKYKGLTKYVWHFSASHTVKRIFSTNNISLQLERAFEQQTEGQFTPYVRQYVPSKPTQPKQRIVHTKLELYMVKMLFDINQQLSAQNVTSTKPGLLLSWTPDVLKRSNFGLMMIEFTLQTCAPP from the exons ATGAGCAGCGAAAGTAAATCGTGTgatttaaaagtaaaacaacGTCCTACACAGCGTGGCCTTAGAAAATGTGCTGATTGTGGTGCCATTAACGGCAATCGAGCGCTTCTCTGTCGAAACACCGATTGTCCGAGAAATAAGAACGCTTTGGATGGTGTGCAGCTTATGTGTCAACGCGCCGGGCGTACTGTTTACTCATTGCGTACGAAGGAACGGGATCGAGAGGTGCATCCACGAAACTTTGTGTTTATTGAAGATGTTACTTTGTCCTTGCAACCTAATGCAGCTGTGGTTGCAAGCAAAGCCATCTGCCATGTGGATTCGTGTAAAAAGGCCAGCGATTGTCAGCATATCAAAGCCTGTCGTGAGGCTAGTGACCAAATGCCTAAGGCTCAGGTTTTTAATGTGTCTCGAGAGGTACTCTGGAACTTGAACATAAGCCAGGAGCAAAAGCTACAGCTGTGGCAGCTATACAAGCAGAACGAAGAGCAGGAGCAACTGCCGTCGGTACAGCGCTTAAATGCCACCACTTTTGCCGTCAAATGCGAACGCTCTGATACGTTTCCCGCTGGACGTTTGCATGTGACAGCACTCGCTAATGGCTTGTCCACAAAAAAAAGGCCATTTGCGTGTGCATGTCGAAAGTTAAAGATTATACTGGAACCGGACAATTCGCTAGTTATGCAAGACGAAATCTGCGAccatttgctgcttgtgctggcAGGCTTACTCAGCTCCCCGCAAGGCAAAACGGTTTATGgaaattttacaaaaagttTACAATCTTTCTGGATGCCCGACAAACTGGAGACGCCACTCTGCGAGGTGGCACACGATGACTTATGCCTGAGTTTGAACATTAATATAGGCGGTGATGTGGATCAGAATGaagacattttcattttcgatAATGAGCACTGTGATGAT TTGTTGTCCATGCCGGATGCACTTTCGGATGTCATATATAACGTTGAGCCAGCACCTGTGCAAGCAAACGGCACCAGCGGCAATGCGGTGGTCCACTATGCCAACGATGCACAATTGTTATCCAATTATGATATATATGGAGAGCAACAAGACCAGCATCTCGAGTTGACAGACTGCAATATTGAACTCATGGACCAATGCCAGTTGACAAATCAAATCGATTTGTCTAGCGACGATTTGGAGCTCCCGCTAGTCAGCGAACCTTACAATATATTGGCGCCACCTGCAATATTTGCTaaaactacagcaacaacggCTAGCAATCAGTTACCACCTATAGAGCTGCCCACAATAGCAGTAGTAAAGAAGCCAGCTATTAAggcaagcgaaattgtggacGAGGTGAAGGCGCGCAAACAGCCACCTTTGCCGGCCAAGCGTGCACTAATTGTAAATGATCCCATAGTTGCTGCTAATGCGATTGAAACTGTAGATGAAGCAGTGCAGCCTGCTTTGGCTTACAGTTGCTGGCTGGATCATGTAATAGAGCTGCTGAATGAGAGCATTGTTCCATTGCTGGCTCAGGCTTTAAGCACACACTTGGTCCAGCAGAGTTTTTACGTACACAAG GAAACTTTTTCGCACTTTTGCAAGAGCTTCAGTGCTGGCATTAAGAGGCGTCCCTTGCATCAGCTTGTGCAGATTGAATCTGGAAAATATAAGGGTTTAACTAAGTATGTCTGGCACTTCAGCGCGTCGCATACAGTCAAGCGAATTTTTAGCACTAACAAT ATTTCACTGCAATTGGAACGAGCCTTTGAGCAACAGACTGAAGGTCAGTTTACGCCTTATGTTCGGCAGTATGTTCCATCAAAGCCCACACAACCTAAACAACGTATTGTGCATACAAAACTGGAGCTCTATATGGTTAAAATGCTCTTCGATATCAATCAACAGTTGTCTGCTCAAAATGTAACATCTACGAAACCTGGTTTGCTGTTATCCTGGACACCAGATGTGTTAAAACGCAGCAATTTCGGTCTTATGATGATTGAATTTACTTTGCAGACATGCGCACCGCCTTGA
- the LOC108602990 gene encoding glutamyl-tRNA(Gln) amidotransferase subunit A, mitochondrial, whose product MRRHVKLGIKQLTSGYTKGQLTPQTVVEHALEDAVKLQTLNAFIRLTPEQARQQAKEATDRYAKQQAKSNLDGVTIAIKDNFCTANVPTTCASRMLENFVPPYDATVYARLRQVGAVLLGKTNMDQFGMGAGTVDSIYGPTKNIWSADLSQDNWRIAGGSSGGSASAVAAGLCFAAIGSDTGGSTRNPASYCGVVGFKPTYGLCSRHGLIPLVNSMDVPGILTRSVSDCVEVLNAVAGPDAGPDSTTIRKTYKKLTLPEVDQINLRTLRIGIPKEYHCEGLSAEVLETWTKIADLLETAGAKVHQVSLPNTAASIFVYSILNQCEVASNMARYDGIEYGHRANDERSTEQLYAQSRAEGFNNVVKTRILTGNFLLLRKNYDDYFEKALRVRRLIAEDFIKVFETSTETDRVDILLTPTTLTDAPLYKDFSSLTNRDQCAVQDFCTQPANMAGVPAVSIPVRLSKAGLPLSLQLMSNNLNEQLLLTVAHWIEAQVGFDCLQSMNKT is encoded by the exons ATGCGCAGACATGTAAAGCTGGGCATTAAACAG CTGACTAGTGGTTACACCAAAGGCCAGCTGACTCCTCAAACTGTAGTGGAGCATGCCTTGGAGGATGCCGTTAAGTTACAGACATTGAATGCATTTATACGCTTAACACCTGAACAAGCCCGGCAGCAGGCCAAGGAGGCCACAGACCGCTATGCAAAACAACAAGCCAAAAGCAACTTGGATGGCGTTACCATTGCTATTAAGGATAATTTCTGCACAGCAAATGTGCCAACTACTTGTGCCTCACG CATGTTGGAGAACTTTGTGCCGCCTTATGATGCCACAGTCTACGCCAGATTGCGTCAAGTCGGTGCTGTATTGCTGGGTAAGACAAATATGGATCAGTTTGGCATGGGTGCCGGCACTGTAGACTCGATTTATGGGCCTACCAAGAATATTTGGAGTGCAGACTTAAGCCAAGATAACTGGAGGATAGCAGGTGGTAGTTCGGGAGGTTCGGCATCGGCTGTGGCAGCTGGCTTGTGTTTTGC AGCAATTGGGTCAGACACCGGTGGATCAACGCGTAATCCAGCTTCCTATTGTGGCGTCGTGGGCTTTAAACCTACCTATGGTCTTTGCTCACGTCATGGCCTAATACCGTTGGTAAATTCAATGGATGTGCCCGGCATATTGACGCGTTCGGTTAGTGACTGTGTAGAAGTTTTAAATGCTGTGGCTGGACCGGATGCCGGACCGGATTCAACTACCATACGAAAGACTTATAAAAAGCTAACATTGCCTGAAGTGGACCAAATTAATCTGCGTACTTTGCGCATCGGCATACCCAAAGAGTATCACTGTGAAGGCTTGTCTGCCGAAGTTTTGGAAACGTGGACAAAGATTGCCGATTTATTGGAAACTGCTGGAGCCAAAGTGCATCAGGTGTCGTTGCCAAATACAGCGGCCAGCATTTTTGTGTACTCAATACTAAATCAATGTGAAGTAGCAAGCAATATGGCACGCTACGATGGCATTGAGTATGGACATCGGGCTAATGATGAGCGCAGCACGGAACAACTTTATGCCCAATCCCGCGCTGAGGGCTTTAACAATGTTGTCAAAACGCGTATACTGACGGGTAATTTCTTGCTTCTTCGGAAGAACTATGATGACTACTTTGAAAAAGCTCTGCGAGTGAGAAGATTAATAGCTGAAGACTTTATCAAAGTATTTGAGACTTCCACGGAAACAGATCGTGTCGATATACTATTAACGCCAACTACTTTAACCGATGCACCGCTCTACAAGGACTTTTCGTCGCTAACAAATCGTGATCAGTGCGCTGTCCAGGACTTTTGCACGCAGCCAGCGAATATGGCTGGAGTACCAGCTGTATCCATACCTGTGCGTTTGTCTAAAGCGGGTTTGCCGCTAAGCTTGCAGCTTATGAGCAACAATCTGAATgaacaattgttgctaacaGTTGCGCATTGGATTGAAGCACAAGTTGGTTTTGATTGTTTACAGAGCATGAATAAAACGTAA
- the LOC108602992 gene encoding NADH dehydrogenase [ubiquinone] 1 beta subcomplex subunit 11, mitochondrial: MSALFRLTSRAIGLQRSLALNQAASLRACRSIKTSPKKDETVAAPASVTTEDFANPSPKNWMSYGFDYKTEAEDRKATKSTFFFAVTLCLVWGTFYWAYLPDTQLRDWAQREGFLELRRREQAGLDLVSSNYVDPSNIALPSDEDLGDTEIII; encoded by the coding sequence ATGTCTGCGCTCTTCCGCCTAACCAGCCGCGCCATAGGGCTTCAACGCTCCTTGGCCCTCAATCAGGCTGCCTCACTTCGTGCGTGTCGTAGCATCAAAACTTCACCGAAGAAAGATGAAACAGTCGCCGCGCCTGCAAGCGTTACAACTGAAGATTTTGCAAATCCAAGCCCTAAGAACTGGATGAGCTACGGTTTCGACTACAAAACCGAAGCTGAAGATCGCAAAGCGACAAAGTCAACATTCTTTTTTGCTGTCACACTTTGCCTGGTGTGGGGCACTTTCTATTGGGCATATTTGCCAGATACGCAGCTGCGCGATTGGGCACAACGTGAAGGTTTTCTAGAGCTGCGTCGCCGCGAGCAAGCGGGACTTGATTTGGTCAGCTCCAACTATGTGGACCCGTCCAACATTGCGCTGCCATCGGACGAGGATCTCGGCGACACAGAAATTATCATTTAA
- the LOC108602988 gene encoding KAT8 regulatory NSL complex subunit 2 isoform X2, translating to MASFSPNQMRQCARITSTACTPEKEQKLREQIHSELAKIKYCSNPTYECSLMRIDGYEYCIRHILRDPRANYRQCTHVYPNGRKCINAVPKLDTKKEQILTTLCFEHNRQTQLQKTHLSVGRLRSRVETNETLLSSLTHHVNIEDIKQELPKQEHDDDEIDVVSPHVTPFVNQDHTNPIEHVVASVRKRRRNLDYASDSSSNADEPPCLKNTARDLEFFESDYESVDSEEDDPLKHAGVYTRAEAVRLSEQKLIKLQGLYRDQLVHLQHVFKQRRRSYMHDIRRERETYCSIHDQLKETPHERKLYEQLKALNGYHRRQGMEAVLYKKMKEKRTRDIVLPTKSSSQPKCVFTEGGVKCGERTLPCCKHCRKHILEDKRQVLYRACGVERSGVVCQEPVANILEDSTCVLHLGVAPAKRQYIQKKCESETEDEESATITVKKEIKTEALETSNEINKTTKHGVTNKKDR from the exons atggcTAGTTTTTCACCAAATCAAATGCGACAATGCGCACGCATAACAAGCACTGCATGCACGCCGGAAAAGGAGCAGAAGCTGCGAGAACAAATTCACAGCGagctggcaaaaataaaatactgcaGCAATCCCACATACGAGTGTAGCTTGATGCGCATTGATGGCTATGAGTATTGTATACGGCACATTTTGCGCGATCCACGCGCCAACTACCGCCAGTGCACACATGTCTACCCAAATGGCAGAAAATGCATCAATGCTGTGCCCAAGCTTGATACTAAAAAGGAACAAATATTGACTACGCTCTGCTTTGAGCACAACCGTCAGACACAGTTGCAAAAGACACACTTATCAGTGGGTCGCTTACGTAGTCGTGTGGAAACCAATGAAACACTTTTGAGTAGCCTAACACATCATGTCAATATAGAAGATATTAAACAAGAGTTGCCCAAACAGGAGCATGACGATGATGAGATTGATGTAGTGTCTCCACACGTAACACCATTCG TTAATCAGGATCATACCAATCCAATTGAGCATGTTGTTGCCAGCGTACGCAAACGACGTCGAAATCTGGATTATGCGTCAGACAGCTCAAGCAATGCCGATGAACCGCCGTGCTTGAAGAATACCGCACGTGACTTGGAATTCTTTGAATCAGACTATGAAAGTGTCGATTCTGAAGAAGATGATCCTCTCAA gcaTGCAGGCGTCTACACACGGGCAGAGGCAGTGCGCCTTTCTGAGCAGAAACTAATCAAACTACAGGGCTTATACCGCGATCAATTAGTGCATTTGCAACACGTATTCAAACAGAGACGACGCAGCTATATGCATGACATACGCCGCGAGCGTGAGACATACT GTAGCATACATGATCAACTCAAAGAAACGCCACATGAACGCAAACTGTATGAACAGCTCAAGGCATTAAATGGCTACCATCGTAGACAAGGCATGGAGGCGGTGCTCTACAAGAAAATGAAGGAGAAACGGACACGTGACATTGTTCTCCCAACAAAATCTTCTAGTCAGCCCAAGTGTGTGTTCACTGAGGGTGGCGTCAAGTGCGGTGAGCGCACATTGCCTTGTTGTAAGCACTGCCGCAAGCATATACTTGAGGATAAACGTCAGGTGTTGTATCGCGCTTGTGGCGTTGAACGCAGCGGGGTTGTGTGCCAAGAGCCAGTGGCTAACATACTCGAGGACTCGACTTGTGTGCTCCATCTGGGTGTGGCGCCGGCAAAGCGCCAATATATACAAAAG AAATGCGAATCTGAAACAGAAGATGAGGAATCAGCCACTATAACCGTCAAGAAGGAAATAAAAACAGAAGCTCTGGAGACaagcaatgaaataaataaaaccacAAAACATGGGGTGACCAACAAAAAAGATCGATAA
- the LOC108602988 gene encoding KAT8 regulatory NSL complex subunit 2 isoform X1: MASFSPNQMRQCARITSTACTPEKEQKLREQIHSELAKIKYCSNPTYECSLMRIDGYEYCIRHILRDPRANYRQCTHVYPNGRKCINAVPKLDTKKEQILTTLCFEHNRQTQLQKTHLSVGRLRSRVETNETLLSSLTHHVNIEDIKQELPKQEHDDDEIDVVSPHVTPFVNQDHTNPIEHVVASVRKRRRNLDYASDSSSNADEPPCLKNTARDLEFFESDYESVDSEEDDPLKHAGVYTRAEAVRLSEQKLIKLQGLYRDQLVHLQHVFKQRRRSYMHDIRRERETYCSIHDQLKETPHERKLYEQLKALNGYHRRQGMEAVLYKKMKEKRTRDIVLPTKSSSQPKCVFTEGGVKCGERTLPCCKHCRKHILEDKRQVLYRACGVERSGVVCQEPVANILEDSTCVLHLGVAPAKRQYIQKLYEVPNTSLIESIFTAGGSECSMVVNDGERIDDSIESGDNQSDLLDLAEGIFDFDQDTAEDLAKSIDQNYAMLLDMDCSELGLGLEDPYITDRNIKFENQEHANNQDEAIQIPFNSNENSIPIAFQNETTFQFDQDEGDMLNILDGIEQLPWFNALLN, translated from the exons atggcTAGTTTTTCACCAAATCAAATGCGACAATGCGCACGCATAACAAGCACTGCATGCACGCCGGAAAAGGAGCAGAAGCTGCGAGAACAAATTCACAGCGagctggcaaaaataaaatactgcaGCAATCCCACATACGAGTGTAGCTTGATGCGCATTGATGGCTATGAGTATTGTATACGGCACATTTTGCGCGATCCACGCGCCAACTACCGCCAGTGCACACATGTCTACCCAAATGGCAGAAAATGCATCAATGCTGTGCCCAAGCTTGATACTAAAAAGGAACAAATATTGACTACGCTCTGCTTTGAGCACAACCGTCAGACACAGTTGCAAAAGACACACTTATCAGTGGGTCGCTTACGTAGTCGTGTGGAAACCAATGAAACACTTTTGAGTAGCCTAACACATCATGTCAATATAGAAGATATTAAACAAGAGTTGCCCAAACAGGAGCATGACGATGATGAGATTGATGTAGTGTCTCCACACGTAACACCATTCG TTAATCAGGATCATACCAATCCAATTGAGCATGTTGTTGCCAGCGTACGCAAACGACGTCGAAATCTGGATTATGCGTCAGACAGCTCAAGCAATGCCGATGAACCGCCGTGCTTGAAGAATACCGCACGTGACTTGGAATTCTTTGAATCAGACTATGAAAGTGTCGATTCTGAAGAAGATGATCCTCTCAA gcaTGCAGGCGTCTACACACGGGCAGAGGCAGTGCGCCTTTCTGAGCAGAAACTAATCAAACTACAGGGCTTATACCGCGATCAATTAGTGCATTTGCAACACGTATTCAAACAGAGACGACGCAGCTATATGCATGACATACGCCGCGAGCGTGAGACATACT GTAGCATACATGATCAACTCAAAGAAACGCCACATGAACGCAAACTGTATGAACAGCTCAAGGCATTAAATGGCTACCATCGTAGACAAGGCATGGAGGCGGTGCTCTACAAGAAAATGAAGGAGAAACGGACACGTGACATTGTTCTCCCAACAAAATCTTCTAGTCAGCCCAAGTGTGTGTTCACTGAGGGTGGCGTCAAGTGCGGTGAGCGCACATTGCCTTGTTGTAAGCACTGCCGCAAGCATATACTTGAGGATAAACGTCAGGTGTTGTATCGCGCTTGTGGCGTTGAACGCAGCGGGGTTGTGTGCCAAGAGCCAGTGGCTAACATACTCGAGGACTCGACTTGTGTGCTCCATCTGGGTGTGGCGCCGGCAAAGCGCCAATATATACAAAAG TTGTATGAAGTACCGAACACATCGTTGATCGAAAGTATTTTTACGGCAGGCGGCAGTGAGTGTAGTATGGTGGTCAATGATGGTGAGCGCATTGATGATTCCATTGAGAGTGGGGATAATCAAAGTGATCTATTGGATTTGGCTGAAggtatttttgattttgatcaAGATACAGCTGAAGATCTCGCCAAATCAATCGATCAGAATTATGCCATGTTACTTGATATGGACTGTAGTGAATTGGGGCTGGGGCTTGAAGATCCTTACATTACCGATCGTAACATAAAATTCGAAAATCAAGAACATGCGAATAATCAAGATGAAGCTATTCAAATCCCGTTTAACTCTAATGAAAACTCAATtccaattgcatttcaaaacGAAAcgacatttcaatttgatcAAGATGAGGGTGATATGTTGAATATTCTTGATGGTATCGAACAGTTGCCCTGGTTTAATGCACTCTTAAACTAA
- the LOC108602989 gene encoding uncharacterized protein LOC108602989 isoform X1: MKEENDSMGDTEPEDISENQNTIPQPQHQASQKRRHSYVWNYFTQVPEHLEVFRCKVCSETFGNKTANLGRHLQTVHGISDILQHRENSVRKGRPNRSFVWNFCTKLDEKRALCHLCKKVLYFGGGNTSNITKHLRRMHAEKIEEASKHIPGIGRSDADWIKRDRKSYIWNYCEKLSENSVMCNLCNRRMRFHGTANVITHLQRRHGIMGEDTVVKVEEGGSVQEAATSSTNEQITRSSRSSSNGCFAWRFMTRVSDETVRCLICLKDLSFQGTSNLQRHLHRMHNVVWNGSSSDESAATKLEQDSEITLLAFCEATNDATVWKCQMCDAHFEHNDNMEETVVKHMVRVHGAALRSEMDDYAPENEDETIHALYTNVLKEDTSAVNEHDGVQIEVANVEADEELYHAIIEEEDMHEIVEISDQVIEEDTYVDSASGYSVYPVDYESNESTDAQLVTTTIQADDTPAIRMLKEDLLRQQASYFSEKAAYYRMQKYLIAQQVRKERLQIEKLKSTHAVDNNIVS; encoded by the exons ATGAAGGAAGAAAACGATTCAATGGGCGACACTGAGCCCGAGGATATATCGGAAAACCAAAACACTATACCCCAACCACAGCATCAGGCGTCACAAAAGCGCAGGCACAGCTATGTTTGGAACTACTTTACTCAAGTGCCTGAACATTTAGAAGTCTTTAGATGTAAAGTGTGTAGTGAAACATTTGGCAACAAGACGGCTAATTTGGGCCGACATTTGCAAACAGTGCATGGCATTAGCGATATT TTGCAGCATCGTGAAAATTCAGTTAGAAAAGGTCGTCCCAATCGCAGCTTTGTATGGAACTTTTGCACCAAGCTCGATGAGAAACGAGCCCTATGTCATTTGTGCAAGAAGGTGCTATACTTCGGTGGCGGCAACACCTCAAACATAACGAAGCATTTGCGGCGCATGCATGCAGAAAAAATAGAGGAAGCT TCCAAACACATACCAGGCATTGGTCGCTCGGATGCTGATTGGATTAAGAGGGACCGAAAGAGCTATATTTGGAATTACTGCGAGAAGCTGTCTGAGAATTCCGTAATGTGTAACTTGTGCAATAGGCGAATGCGATTTCACGGAACGGCGAATGTTATAACGCATCTGCAACGCAGGCATGGCATTATGGGGGAGGACACTGTCGTAAAAGTCGAAGAAGGGGGCAGCGTGCAAGAGGCTGCCACGTCAAGTACAAATGAGCAGATAACAAGATCCAGTCGGAGCAGCAGTAATGGCTGCTTTGCATGGAGGTTCATGACGCGAGTGTCCGATGAAACAGTACGCTGTCTTATATGCCTCAAGGATTTATCTTTCCAAGGCACAAGCAATTTGCAGCGCCATCTTCATCGCATGCACAATGTTGTCTGGAATGGAAGCAGCTCTGACGAGTCGGCGGCAACTAAACTGGAACAAGACAGCGAGATAACGCTATTAGCTTTTTGCGAGGCTACCAACGATGCAACCGTGTGGAAGTGCCAAATGTGTGATGCACACTTTGAGCACAACGACAACATGGAGGAGACAGTGGTCAAGCATATGGTTCGAGTACATGGCGCTGCTCTGCGAAGTGAAATGGAT GATTATGCTCCGGAAAATGAGGATGAAACCATTCATGCACTATACACTAATGTGCTCAAGGAAGATACCAGTGCTGTTAATGAGCACGATGGCGTGCAAATTGAAGTGGCCAATGTCGAGGCAGATGAAGAACTCTACCATGCTATtatagaagaagaagacatGCACGAAATTGTGGAGATTAGCGATCAGGTAATTGAAGAAGACACCTATGTGGATTCGGCATCTGGTTATTCAGTTTACCCAGTCGATTATGAGAGCAATGAAAGCACCGATGCTCAGTTGGTAACGACTACAATACAGGCCGACGACACGCCAGCCATACGCATGCTTAAGGAGGATCTGCTACGTCAACAGGCATCGTACTTTAGTGAAAAGGCTGCCTACTATCGGATGCAAAAATATCTGATCGCTCAGCAAGTGCGCAAGGAGCgactgcaaattgaaaagcttaAATCAACTCATGCCGTAGATAATAATATTGTGAGctaa
- the LOC108602989 gene encoding uncharacterized protein LOC108602989 isoform X2, protein MKEENDSMGDTEPEDISENQNTIPQPQHQASQKRRHSYVWNYFTQVPEHLEVFRCKVCSETFGNKTANLGRHLQTVHGISDIHRENSVRKGRPNRSFVWNFCTKLDEKRALCHLCKKVLYFGGGNTSNITKHLRRMHAEKIEEASKHIPGIGRSDADWIKRDRKSYIWNYCEKLSENSVMCNLCNRRMRFHGTANVITHLQRRHGIMGEDTVVKVEEGGSVQEAATSSTNEQITRSSRSSSNGCFAWRFMTRVSDETVRCLICLKDLSFQGTSNLQRHLHRMHNVVWNGSSSDESAATKLEQDSEITLLAFCEATNDATVWKCQMCDAHFEHNDNMEETVVKHMVRVHGAALRSEMDDYAPENEDETIHALYTNVLKEDTSAVNEHDGVQIEVANVEADEELYHAIIEEEDMHEIVEISDQVIEEDTYVDSASGYSVYPVDYESNESTDAQLVTTTIQADDTPAIRMLKEDLLRQQASYFSEKAAYYRMQKYLIAQQVRKERLQIEKLKSTHAVDNNIVS, encoded by the exons ATGAAGGAAGAAAACGATTCAATGGGCGACACTGAGCCCGAGGATATATCGGAAAACCAAAACACTATACCCCAACCACAGCATCAGGCGTCACAAAAGCGCAGGCACAGCTATGTTTGGAACTACTTTACTCAAGTGCCTGAACATTTAGAAGTCTTTAGATGTAAAGTGTGTAGTGAAACATTTGGCAACAAGACGGCTAATTTGGGCCGACATTTGCAAACAGTGCATGGCATTAGCGATATT CATCGTGAAAATTCAGTTAGAAAAGGTCGTCCCAATCGCAGCTTTGTATGGAACTTTTGCACCAAGCTCGATGAGAAACGAGCCCTATGTCATTTGTGCAAGAAGGTGCTATACTTCGGTGGCGGCAACACCTCAAACATAACGAAGCATTTGCGGCGCATGCATGCAGAAAAAATAGAGGAAGCT TCCAAACACATACCAGGCATTGGTCGCTCGGATGCTGATTGGATTAAGAGGGACCGAAAGAGCTATATTTGGAATTACTGCGAGAAGCTGTCTGAGAATTCCGTAATGTGTAACTTGTGCAATAGGCGAATGCGATTTCACGGAACGGCGAATGTTATAACGCATCTGCAACGCAGGCATGGCATTATGGGGGAGGACACTGTCGTAAAAGTCGAAGAAGGGGGCAGCGTGCAAGAGGCTGCCACGTCAAGTACAAATGAGCAGATAACAAGATCCAGTCGGAGCAGCAGTAATGGCTGCTTTGCATGGAGGTTCATGACGCGAGTGTCCGATGAAACAGTACGCTGTCTTATATGCCTCAAGGATTTATCTTTCCAAGGCACAAGCAATTTGCAGCGCCATCTTCATCGCATGCACAATGTTGTCTGGAATGGAAGCAGCTCTGACGAGTCGGCGGCAACTAAACTGGAACAAGACAGCGAGATAACGCTATTAGCTTTTTGCGAGGCTACCAACGATGCAACCGTGTGGAAGTGCCAAATGTGTGATGCACACTTTGAGCACAACGACAACATGGAGGAGACAGTGGTCAAGCATATGGTTCGAGTACATGGCGCTGCTCTGCGAAGTGAAATGGAT GATTATGCTCCGGAAAATGAGGATGAAACCATTCATGCACTATACACTAATGTGCTCAAGGAAGATACCAGTGCTGTTAATGAGCACGATGGCGTGCAAATTGAAGTGGCCAATGTCGAGGCAGATGAAGAACTCTACCATGCTATtatagaagaagaagacatGCACGAAATTGTGGAGATTAGCGATCAGGTAATTGAAGAAGACACCTATGTGGATTCGGCATCTGGTTATTCAGTTTACCCAGTCGATTATGAGAGCAATGAAAGCACCGATGCTCAGTTGGTAACGACTACAATACAGGCCGACGACACGCCAGCCATACGCATGCTTAAGGAGGATCTGCTACGTCAACAGGCATCGTACTTTAGTGAAAAGGCTGCCTACTATCGGATGCAAAAATATCTGATCGCTCAGCAAGTGCGCAAGGAGCgactgcaaattgaaaagcttaAATCAACTCATGCCGTAGATAATAATATTGTGAGctaa